The genomic stretch CGCCGAAGGCGCCGCGCTCAATTTCGAGATGATCCCGCTCATGGGGAAATGCAGGGCCTGCGAAAGTTTCTTCAAGGTGAAGGATTTCGTCTTCCGTTGCCCTTTCTGTCAGGGGATAGAAATCGAAGTTGTAAGCGGAAGAGAGATAAGGATTTCGCACATAAATGTTCATGATGGGGATAAGTGAATGCATGAGATCAACCTGGAATCCGACCTTCTGGCATCAAACGAGGAGATTGCCAGGGAGAACAAGAATATCTTCGATCAGCATGGAATATACGTCTTCAACCTGATGAGCGCCCCTGGCTCCGGGAAGACCTCACTGCTCGAGAAGACCATTCCGGAGCTGAAAGGCAGGCTCCGTCTGGCAGTCATCGAAGGCGACATCCAGAGCACGAAGGATGCCGACAGGATCAAAGCCCTCGGCGTCGAGGCTTTTCAGATAAACACTGGGAGCCTCTGCCATCTCGATGCGAGGATGGTCCACAATTCTCTCCATCATTTTCATCTGCATGGGCTCGACCTCCTCATCATCGAGAATGTCGGGAATCTCGTCTGCCCGGCGGAATTTGATCTCGGTGAGGATCACAGGGTAATGGTTTACTCAGTCTCCGAGGGGAACGACAAACCGAAGAAGTATCCCCTGATGTTCCATCGCTCGCATCTCATCTTGATCAACAAAACGGATCTCATGTCGCATACCGATTTTGATATACAGAAAGCCAGGAAGGATGCCTCCGATGTGAATCCCAAAGCGGATATCATTGAGATCTCATGCAAAACTGGGGAGGGACTGGACAGATGGATCGAGTGGCTCACCACAAGGATTATGATGAAAAAGTCATGAATCAGCATGATAGATAGCATGAAGGGAATCTTCATACAGCATGGACGATGCGTGGAATGAGAAAGATAACGAAAGGATAGAGTGATGTGCCTCGGGATACCGATGAAAGTGGTTAAGATAGAAGAAAACCTTGGGATCGTTGAAACCGGTGGTGTGAAACGCAGGATCTTTCTCGATCTCATTGACGACGTGAAGGAGGGAGATTACGTCATCGTCCATGCCGGCTACGCCATCCACAGGATCGATGAGAAAGAAGCGCAGGAGAATCTTGATCTAATCAGACAGTATCTGTCGGCCACCGAGCTTTCCTGAGCAATCCTGCAGGCGACCATGAAGCACATCGATGAATACAGAGATGAGAAAGTAATCAGTGGAATGGCATCGACTATCTCGCGGAGAAAAGCCGCAAAACCGCTTAAGTTTATGCATGTCTGCGGAACACACGAGAACGCCATTGCACGTTTTGGCTTGAGGGCCCTTCTCCCGGAATGGATCAGGATCATAGCGGGGCCTGGATGTCCGGTCTGCATCTGCCCGACGGAAGACATCGATCTTGCATCTCAGATCGCCCTGGAGAAAAAAGCCGCCATAGTTACTTTTGGAGATATGATGAAGGTCCCGGCGACAGACGGCTCTCTCTTTGATGTGAAGTCTTCAGGCGGTAAGATCCACGTTGTCTACAGCCCTTCCGACGCGGTTTCGATGGCCAGAGAAAATCCGTATGAAGAGATCTGTTTCTTCGGCGTGGGGTTCGAAACGACAGCTGCGCCCGTCGCGGCGGCCATCCTCTCCCGACCCCCGGACAACTTTAGCATGATCTCCTCTCATAGAATCATCCCCCCTGCTCTGGAGCTCCTCCTGAACAGAGATGATGTCGCGATCGACGGATTCATCCTGCCCGGGCACGTGACTACGGTCATGGGTTACAGCGAGTACGAGGATTTCCCGAAGAAATACGGAAAGGGGGTCGCAATCGCTGGATTTGAGCCAGCGGATGTCCTCCTTGCAATACTGAACCTCGTCGAACAGGTAATAGAGAAGGACTATAAAGTCTTCAACTGTTACAGGAGGTCGGTGACTAGGGAGGGGAACAGACTTGCCAGGGA from Acidobacteriota bacterium encodes the following:
- a CDS encoding hydrogenase maturation nickel metallochaperone HypA — translated: EKFTKVNTITLKLGEMAGIDREALSFCFEVASKNTCAEGAALNFEMIPLMGKCRACESFFKVKDFVFRCPFCQGIEIEVVSGREIRISHINVHDGDK
- the hypB gene encoding hydrogenase nickel incorporation protein HypB, producing the protein MHEINLESDLLASNEEIARENKNIFDQHGIYVFNLMSAPGSGKTSLLEKTIPELKGRLRLAVIEGDIQSTKDADRIKALGVEAFQINTGSLCHLDARMVHNSLHHFHLHGLDLLIIENVGNLVCPAEFDLGEDHRVMVYSVSEGNDKPKKYPLMFHRSHLILINKTDLMSHTDFDIQKARKDASDVNPKADIIEISCKTGEGLDRWIEWLTTRIMMKKS
- a CDS encoding HypC/HybG/HupF family hydrogenase formation chaperone; this encodes MCLGIPMKVVKIEENLGIVETGGVKRRIFLDLIDDVKEGDYVIVHAGYAIHRIDEKEAQENLDLIRQYLSATELS
- the hypD gene encoding hydrogenase formation protein HypD, with the translated sequence MKHIDEYRDEKVISGMASTISRRKAAKPLKFMHVCGTHENAIARFGLRALLPEWIRIIAGPGCPVCICPTEDIDLASQIALEKKAAIVTFGDMMKVPATDGSLFDVKSSGGKIHVVYSPSDAVSMARENPYEEICFFGVGFETTAAPVAAAILSRPPDNFSMISSHRIIPPALELLLNRDDVAIDGFILPGHVTTVMGYSEYEDFPKKYGKGVAIAGFEPADVLLAILNLVEQVIEKDYKVFNCYRRSVTREGNRLAREAIQNVFEISDSRWRGIGIIKNSGLKLRTEFQKYDAVKKFQLRKEKESIDLNPGCLCHLIMIGKIEPPECPMFGKRCTPEFPYGPCMVSSEGTCRLHHGL